In one Desulfatiglans sp. genomic region, the following are encoded:
- a CDS encoding inositol monophosphatase, giving the protein MSKYKRIIHMYNKEMETARLAALEAGRIIKGFYGNLEEIRKKGKRDLVTEADLLSEKAVVSAITKAFPDDMIIAEEGGEQGKISDRKWVIDPLDGTTNFAHSFPFFAVSIGFMVSDEVVAGVVYNPVMDEFFEAEKGKGAFLNKKSINVSATANIRDALVATGFPYDIDKKSDEIIGRLKRIIVEAQGLRRPGAASIDLCYVANGRLDGFWEQDLKPWDTAAGSIILTEAGGEISDFSGKGFNPWLKSILATNSHIHNDMLRLMGI; this is encoded by the coding sequence ATGTCTAAATATAAAAGGATTATTCATATGTACAATAAAGAGATGGAAACAGCCCGCTTAGCAGCGCTTGAAGCGGGCAGGATCATAAAGGGTTTTTACGGGAACCTTGAAGAGATCAGAAAAAAGGGTAAGCGAGACCTTGTTACAGAGGCAGACCTTCTGTCAGAAAAGGCGGTTGTTTCAGCAATAACAAAGGCATTCCCTGATGATATGATCATTGCGGAAGAGGGTGGAGAGCAGGGTAAGATATCCGATCGCAAATGGGTTATTGACCCCCTTGACGGCACCACCAATTTTGCCCACTCATTCCCATTTTTTGCCGTATCAATAGGGTTCATGGTCAGTGATGAGGTTGTGGCAGGTGTTGTTTATAACCCGGTCATGGATGAGTTCTTTGAGGCTGAAAAGGGAAAGGGAGCCTTTCTTAATAAAAAATCAATAAATGTATCTGCAACAGCTAATATCAGGGATGCCCTTGTTGCCACCGGGTTCCCCTATGATATTGATAAAAAGAGCGACGAGATTATTGGCCGCCTGAAAAGGATCATTGTGGAGGCACAGGGGTTGAGAAGACCGGGTGCTGCATCCATTGATCTCTGTTATGTGGCTAATGGCAGGCTGGACGGGTTCTGGGAACAGGATTTAAAACCCTGGGACACGGCAGCCGGGAGTATCATACTCACAGAGGCAGGCGGTGAGATAAGTGACTTTAGCGGAAAGGGCTTTAACCCCTGGTTAAAGAGCATACTTGCAACAAACAGCCACATACATAATGATATGCTAAGGTTAATGGGCATATAG
- a CDS encoding response regulator yields the protein MGNNEDVMKKIHEEQLDRVLMCLNYIGAFVLAASLSRVFSMGWQNFLYIHIFSYIVVLWISLYKKHLPHTIKSILLAGILFLLAVSGLSKFGLVGYSSAMMLIFCIVVTVFYGTRGGIISVLLSSVAVAVVGASFVKGMLTLNLDILGYIQSPFSWILGTVSMVFLTGLIVIIMSKVNSQLAGLVRDLNTQNTELLTTNRALSDALDETRRLKTGLEQAQKMELVGIVAGGVVHDLNNVLAASINYPEMLLLDTPEDSPLRKPLETIKKSGLRAAAIVEDLLTLSRRRVANKEVLDINNIVAECVAGPEVERIKIFHPKADIRVEHEGTPLKIKGFPVHFAKTITNLVSNAAEAMPEGGKIVIKTSSEIITVENRPDSKMSEGEYALLQVSDEGQGISEEEKEKIFEPFYTKKEMGRSGTGLGMTIVWNSIKDHEGYIFLDSIKGRGTTFRLYFPITHEPLPEKKVRPALSLKNGRGESILVVDDVKEQREIATKILTMLGYSVAVKSNGEEALDYIKDHPADLVLLDMVMQKGMDGLDTYQKIHELRPEQKVIIISGYAETDRLKRALELGAGAYLKKPYLTETVACAVREELDKKPKERIVYN from the coding sequence ATGGGTAATAATGAAGATGTAATGAAAAAAATTCATGAAGAGCAGCTTGACCGTGTACTAATGTGCCTTAACTATATAGGCGCATTTGTTCTTGCAGCATCCCTTTCAAGGGTGTTCTCTATGGGATGGCAAAACTTCCTCTATATTCATATATTCTCCTATATCGTAGTCTTATGGATTTCCCTCTATAAAAAACACCTTCCTCACACAATAAAGTCAATCCTCCTGGCAGGCATCCTTTTTTTACTTGCCGTATCAGGTCTGTCAAAATTTGGTCTTGTCGGATACAGTTCAGCAATGATGCTTATTTTCTGTATTGTGGTGACAGTGTTCTATGGAACCCGTGGCGGGATAATATCTGTCCTGTTAAGTTCAGTCGCTGTAGCTGTTGTCGGCGCTTCTTTTGTTAAGGGTATGCTGACATTAAACCTGGATATCCTTGGATATATACAATCCCCTTTTTCCTGGATACTGGGCACTGTAAGCATGGTATTTTTAACAGGGCTCATTGTCATTATCATGTCAAAGGTAAACAGTCAGCTTGCCGGGCTTGTCAGAGACCTGAATACGCAGAACACAGAGCTCCTCACAACAAACAGGGCATTAAGCGATGCCCTCGATGAAACAAGGAGGCTAAAAACAGGGCTTGAGCAGGCGCAGAAGATGGAACTTGTGGGTATTGTAGCAGGGGGCGTGGTACATGACCTCAATAATGTGCTTGCGGCATCAATCAATTACCCTGAAATGCTCCTCTTAGACACACCTGAAGATAGCCCGTTGAGAAAGCCCCTGGAAACCATAAAAAAATCAGGTCTCAGGGCAGCAGCCATCGTTGAAGATCTCCTTACCCTTTCAAGGAGGAGGGTGGCAAATAAAGAGGTGCTTGATATAAACAATATTGTTGCTGAGTGTGTTGCAGGCCCGGAGGTGGAAAGGATCAAAATCTTTCACCCGAAGGCTGATATCAGGGTGGAGCATGAGGGAACACCCCTCAAGATAAAGGGGTTTCCGGTACATTTTGCAAAGACCATTACAAACCTTGTCTCCAATGCCGCTGAGGCAATGCCGGAAGGTGGTAAAATAGTTATAAAGACCTCCAGTGAAATAATTACTGTGGAAAACCGGCCTGACAGTAAAATGAGCGAGGGTGAATATGCCCTCTTACAGGTCTCTGATGAGGGTCAAGGCATCTCAGAAGAGGAAAAGGAGAAGATCTTTGAGCCCTTTTATACCAAGAAAGAGATGGGGAGAAGCGGGACAGGCCTGGGTATGACCATTGTATGGAATTCAATCAAAGATCATGAGGGCTATATCTTTCTGGACAGTATAAAGGGACGTGGCACCACATTTCGTCTTTACTTCCCAATAACCCATGAACCCCTGCCTGAAAAAAAGGTGAGGCCTGCCCTGTCCCTTAAAAATGGAAGGGGTGAATCTATACTGGTTGTGGATGATGTTAAAGAGCAGAGGGAGATAGCCACAAAGATATTGACCATGCTTGGCTATTCAGTGGCAGTGAAATCAAACGGCGAAGAGGCCCTTGATTATATTAAAGATCATCCTGCTGACCTTGTCCTGCTGGATATGGTTATGCAGAAGGGAATGGATGGACTTGATACATACCAGAAGATCCATGAACTCAGGCCTGAACAAAAGGTAATAATCATAAGCGGCTATGCTGAAACGGATCGTCTCAAAAGAGCACTTGAGCTGGGTGCAGGGGCATACCTTAAAAAACCGTACCTGACAGAGACTGTCGCCTGTGCGGTAAGGGAGGAGCTGGATAAAAAGCCGAAGGAAAGGATTGTGTATAATTAG
- a CDS encoding response regulator → MTPEKIILQSAGSLSVGIIALLMFTLQSLLFLKRREKTWYAWSAAISFSAVLYTTGIFIEYNTPAGPLNRFSGILEFAALILLIHCMYGFTYSYLGMNAKRYHLIAGLFHLLIMTLLWATDLIVSYEFSTWQFLFLKSPYVEPSIGIIGPFFMLYIAASALYGMILWIRHRQTEVKYRIIFLSGMGFWIILGIHDGLAASGVSTIQYMMEYGFLGFAFTVLWVVINSYMDTETDEKYRLITEHANESIIIVQDEKIVFGNPAFCNLIGEPLTDLSSLTFYEMMNPKDREFYTNVYFSLLKGEAPPGRHTMCVKEKGGEERFLEIVITAITYRGRAAALGVMRDITEQKKEAEALRDTEEKVLRLKKMESLGLLAGGVAHDLNNVLSGIINYPELLLMDIGQDSPLRKPLEGIKSSGERAVAIVQDLLTVARGVAIQKEPLNINDIVISYLDSPEYTKLNQFHSGVTVKTALDPDLPDIEGSPIHIRKVIMNLVSNAAEAISDKGNILISTMPCCLEKPVKGYDTLNTGEYLMLSVADNGPGIDPEDMERIFEPFYTKKVMGRSGTGLGLSVVWNVIHDHKGYIDVTSSSEGTTFSLYFPSLKLVDSRRRFAVPVSEYQGNNEKIMVVDDVDAQRDITCSMLERLGYETIAVSSGEEAVSRIKNNPVDLVLIDMIMEPGINGKETYERMLKIRPGQKAIIVSGFAETDDVKKTLKMGAGKYLKKPFSFEDIGLTIKAELKRKAS, encoded by the coding sequence ATGACACCAGAAAAAATAATTTTACAGTCAGCCGGGTCATTATCTGTAGGCATAATCGCCCTTCTCATGTTTACCCTGCAAAGCCTTCTTTTTTTAAAAAGGAGAGAAAAAACCTGGTACGCATGGAGCGCTGCCATATCATTTTCCGCTGTTCTTTACACAACAGGAATTTTTATAGAGTATAACACCCCGGCAGGGCCGCTCAACCGCTTTTCCGGCATCCTTGAATTTGCCGCACTGATCCTTTTGATTCACTGCATGTATGGCTTTACCTATTCGTACCTTGGTATGAATGCGAAGAGATACCATCTGATAGCAGGGCTATTTCATCTACTTATCATGACACTATTATGGGCCACAGACCTGATTGTCTCTTATGAGTTTTCCACATGGCAGTTTCTGTTCCTTAAGTCACCCTATGTGGAGCCCTCCATAGGTATTATTGGCCCTTTTTTTATGCTTTATATCGCTGCTTCTGCTCTATATGGGATGATATTATGGATAAGGCACAGGCAAACAGAGGTTAAATATCGAATAATATTTCTGTCAGGCATGGGTTTTTGGATTATACTCGGTATTCATGACGGGCTTGCTGCATCCGGTGTATCAACCATTCAATATATGATGGAATACGGGTTTCTTGGCTTTGCCTTTACAGTCCTGTGGGTTGTTATCAACAGCTATATGGATACGGAAACCGATGAAAAATACCGCCTGATTACTGAGCATGCAAATGAAAGTATCATTATAGTGCAGGATGAAAAGATCGTTTTTGGCAATCCCGCCTTCTGCAATCTTATTGGTGAACCCTTGACCGATTTATCTTCTTTAACTTTTTATGAGATGATGAATCCAAAAGACCGGGAATTTTACACCAATGTCTACTTTTCACTTTTAAAAGGAGAGGCCCCTCCCGGCAGGCACACCATGTGTGTTAAAGAAAAGGGGGGCGAAGAGCGGTTTCTTGAAATAGTTATAACCGCAATAACATACAGGGGGAGGGCTGCCGCTCTCGGGGTTATGCGTGATATCACTGAACAAAAAAAAGAGGCAGAGGCGCTTCGGGACACAGAAGAAAAAGTGCTAAGGTTGAAAAAGATGGAGTCCCTTGGCCTGCTTGCCGGAGGGGTTGCCCATGATCTTAATAATGTGCTTTCAGGTATAATAAATTACCCTGAACTGTTGCTGATGGACATTGGTCAGGATAGCCCCCTGAGAAAACCGCTTGAAGGGATAAAGAGCTCCGGGGAGCGTGCAGTAGCCATTGTGCAGGACCTGCTTACAGTGGCAAGGGGAGTAGCCATTCAGAAAGAGCCGTTAAATATTAATGATATAGTTATAAGCTATCTTGACTCCCCTGAATATACAAAACTTAATCAATTTCATTCCGGGGTCACAGTGAAAACAGCCCTTGACCCTGATCTGCCAGATATTGAAGGCTCACCGATCCATATAAGAAAGGTGATAATGAACCTTGTTTCAAATGCGGCAGAGGCAATCAGTGATAAAGGTAATATACTGATATCCACCATGCCCTGTTGTCTTGAAAAGCCGGTAAAAGGCTACGATACTTTAAATACAGGGGAGTATCTGATGCTTTCTGTGGCTGATAACGGGCCGGGGATCGATCCAGAGGATATGGAAAGGATATTTGAGCCCTTTTATACAAAAAAGGTTATGGGGAGGAGCGGTACAGGCCTTGGGCTTTCAGTTGTCTGGAATGTGATCCATGATCACAAGGGGTATATAGATGTAACGAGCAGCAGTGAGGGCACTACATTCAGCCTCTACTTCCCTTCATTGAAACTGGTTGATTCCAGAAGAAGATTTGCGGTTCCTGTCAGTGAGTATCAGGGGAATAATGAAAAAATTATGGTCGTTGATGATGTTGATGCGCAGAGGGACATTACATGCAGCATGCTGGAGAGGCTCGGCTATGAGACAATTGCTGTATCGAGCGGTGAAGAGGCGGTTTCCCGTATCAAAAATAATCCTGTTGACCTTGTGCTGATTGACATGATCATGGAGCCTGGTATAAACGGTAAAGAGACTTATGAAAGGATGTTAAAAATCAGACCCGGACAAAAAGCTATAATAGTGAGCGGTTTTGCTGAGACAGATGATGTAAAAAAGACACTTAAAATGGGGGCTGGCAAGTACTTGAAAAAGCCGTTTTCATTTGAGGATATTGGACTTACAATAAAGGCGGAACTTAAAAGAAAGGCCTCTTAA
- a CDS encoding response regulator, which produces MGTELEEARKEAEYYKKVAQNTGNLFLRETEELSTLVNRIRGVEKALREGEERLRNIIEHSNEMFFLHDTSHKFIYVSPKSQEFFGFKPDDMNIMWTDLVTDNPDNRAGFESTAKAIETGIKQKPYIIECRKKDGNKILLEIDESPVRDEQGRVVAIAGAARDVTGREKLEADLRQAIKMEAIGTLAGGIAHDFNNLLMGIQGRTSLILMDIDPNHPFTEHLKGIEEHVQSASNLTSQLLAFARKGNFEVKPLDLNELIKHSSHMFGRTKKDIKINLQLQPGLWTVETDRGQMEQVFLNLFINAWHAMPGGGEICIISENIMLENTSAISFSVMPGNYVKISVSDTGVGIDDAIKEKIFDPFFTTKEMGRGTGLGLASVYGIIKNHGGIIDVHSIKGKGTTFDIYLPGSNKEVAEVKAINEEAIKGTGTILLVDDEPMIINVGKALLERLGYKVIIAESGNAAINVFETDKDKIDIVILDMIMPGMNGIETYRRLKKSNPGIKVLFSSGYSMDEGTSEILNLDSNGFIQKPYKFEKLSQKLKIMLGTN; this is translated from the coding sequence ATGGGAACAGAACTTGAAGAGGCCAGAAAAGAGGCTGAATATTACAAAAAGGTTGCTCAAAATACCGGGAACCTGTTTCTAAGAGAGACAGAGGAGCTGTCAACCCTTGTCAACCGGATCAGGGGCGTTGAAAAGGCACTGAGAGAAGGTGAAGAAAGGCTCCGCAATATCATAGAACACAGCAATGAGATGTTTTTCCTGCATGATACCAGCCATAAATTTATTTATGTGAGCCCTAAATCACAGGAATTTTTTGGTTTCAAGCCGGATGATATGAATATCATGTGGACAGATCTGGTCACTGATAACCCCGATAACAGGGCTGGATTTGAATCAACTGCCAAGGCGATAGAGACCGGCATTAAACAAAAACCCTATATTATTGAATGCAGAAAGAAAGATGGTAATAAAATCCTGCTCGAAATCGATGAGTCCCCTGTCAGGGATGAACAGGGTCGGGTCGTTGCAATAGCCGGTGCTGCAAGGGATGTAACAGGAAGAGAAAAACTGGAGGCGGATCTGCGCCAGGCAATCAAAATGGAGGCTATCGGTACACTGGCAGGGGGAATAGCACATGATTTCAACAACCTGCTTATGGGGATACAGGGCAGGACATCACTGATATTGATGGATATTGACCCGAACCACCCCTTTACCGAGCACCTTAAGGGCATAGAAGAGCATGTACAGAGCGCAAGCAACCTCACAAGTCAGCTCCTGGCCTTTGCCAGAAAGGGAAATTTCGAGGTTAAACCTCTTGATCTTAATGAACTGATCAAACACTCTTCGCACATGTTTGGGCGCACCAAGAAAGATATCAAAATCAATCTACAGCTTCAGCCTGGCCTCTGGACAGTTGAAACAGACAGAGGCCAGATGGAACAGGTATTTTTAAATCTCTTTATTAATGCCTGGCATGCAATGCCGGGTGGCGGAGAAATATGTATTATCAGCGAAAACATTATGCTTGAAAATACTTCTGCCATATCATTTTCGGTCATGCCCGGTAATTATGTAAAGATTTCAGTGAGCGATACGGGTGTCGGCATAGACGATGCCATAAAGGAAAAGATATTTGACCCATTTTTTACAACAAAGGAGATGGGCAGGGGTACAGGTCTTGGGCTTGCCTCAGTGTACGGGATCATCAAGAACCATGGCGGTATAATTGATGTTCACTCAATAAAAGGTAAAGGAACAACCTTTGATATCTACCTGCCAGGGTCAAACAAAGAGGTTGCAGAGGTCAAGGCTATTAATGAAGAGGCAATAAAGGGCACAGGGACAATACTGCTTGTCGATGATGAGCCCATGATCATTAATGTAGGAAAGGCCCTGCTTGAGAGACTGGGATATAAAGTAATAATAGCAGAAAGCGGCAATGCTGCGATCAACGTTTTTGAAACAGATAAAGATAAGATTGATATAGTGATTCTGGATATGATAATGCCGGGCATGAACGGAATAGAGACATATAGACGCCTGAAAAAAAGCAATCCGGGCATAAAGGTCCTTTTTTCCAGCGGGTACAGCATGG